ACGTCGCGAGCACGACGTGCCCGAGGCCGACGCCTTCGGTGTGGAAGCCACCCGGGACGAGCGGCGACTCGAACGGCGTCGGGGCGTTCTCGAGGCCAAGGACGAGCTCGACCGGTATGCCCCACGGCGGAAGCGTTCGCGCGACGCGCGACGCTTTGCGGGCCGACGCGTCTCCGTCCGTCACCTCGAAGCCGGCCGCTCGCAGTCGGGCGACGAAGCGCTCGAACGCGTCGGCGTTCGCGACCTCGAAGCCGACGTAGGCCGCGTCGTTCGCCGCTCCCGGCTCGACGATGATGCGCCGCGCCTTGCCGTCGCTGCGCCAGGTGTGCGGCGCGTCGCCCGGCACGAGGCCGATCACGTCCCCGAAGAAGCCGTCGAGCGTCGAAGGGTCGGGCACCTCGATGCCCACGTAGGCCAGCTCAAGCTCAGATTTCATGGCGATGCTCCATTGCGCTGGAACGGATCGGTCGGTGGGCTAGTTTGATCAAATGATAAGGAATCTGTCAAGATCGTTGATCATGTGATAGAGTCGAACCATGCCGCGCCGCCGTCGCACGCCCGAACGCGAAACCCGCCCGTCCGCCGACGCCACCCGAGAGCGGATCCTCGAAGCCGCGATCGAGCTGTTCTCGGAGCGCTCGTACGACGGCGCCACGCTGCGCGACATCGCCGCCCGCGCCGGCGTGACGCAGCCGCTGCTCAACTACCACTACCGCTCGAAGGACGACCTCTGGCGCGCGGCGGTCGACGCGCTGTTCGAGCGGCTACGCGCGACGCTGGCGCAGCGGACGGAAGGGCTCCGCGGCGTCGACGCCGTCACGACCGCCAGGCTGCTCGTCCGGGAGTTCGTCGTCTTCTCGGCGCGCAACCCGCAGCTTCACCGCCTGATCACGCAGGAGTGCAAGGCCGACGGCGAGCGGCTCGACTACCTGGTCGAGAACCACGTGCGACCGCTCTACGACGCCACCGTCGCGCTGTTCGAGCAGCTGTCAAGCACAGGAGCGCTGCCCAAGGTGGCGCCCGTCCACCTGTACTACCTGCTGACCGGCGCAGGGACGACGATGTTCGTCCTCGCTCCCGAGTGCCGCCGGCTGTCGGGCGTCGACCCGTTTGCGGACGAGGTCATCGAAGCGCACGCCGACGCGGTGTGCGCGGTGCTGTTCGGGGATTGAGCCCGCCGCGTCCGCCGCTACGACCGCGGCGCGCTCTCCGCCGAGCGCACGCTCACGGTCGGCGTCCGCCGGCGCGCGCACGCCGCTCCGTACCCCGAGCTGCACGCGCGCTCGTAGAACGTCGCCGCCTGCTGCACCTCACCGCGTCGCTCGTGCAGCTCGGCGAGCAGCTCGCAGCCGCCGGGGTCGCCCGCGTCGCACGAGCCGCGCGCGAAACGCAGCGCGTTGTCGAGGTCGGCCGTGCCGTAGATCTGCGCGAGCCGGAAGCAGTCGTAGGCGGCCCAGCCGCGGCAGCTCGACGACAGCTGGCTCACGGCCCGTCGCCGCAGGCGGTCGACCTGCTTCTCGCTGCAGGCGTCGGGCTGCTCGGGGTAGATCAGACGGTCGGTGCAGAGCTGGGCGAGGCGCGCGCAGCCGTGGCCGTCGCCGGCGTCGCACGCGGCGCGCGCGAGCTTCGCCGCTCGCGACGTATCGAGACGGAAGCCGTCGTCCGCGAGCAGCAGCTCGCCGAGCGCGCTGCAGCCGAGCGCTTCGCCGCGACGGCACGCGTCGCCGAGCAGCGTCCAGGCCTTCGTCACGTCGCGCTCGACGCCGCGTCCTTCGCCGTACAGCACGCCCGCCCGCGTGCAGCTCGCGAGATCGCCGGCGCGGCACTTGGCCTCGCAGTCGGCGGCGTCGTAGGCGCGGCACTTCGGCTCCTTGGCGAGCTTTAGCTTGACCTGCGTGGGCTCTGCCGTATCGACGTCGGCGAGCGCGAACGGCGCGAGA
This window of the Candidatus Binatia bacterium genome carries:
- a CDS encoding L,D-transpeptidase family protein, which gives rise to MLALLVVLPALLGARSASTQVALYDAEARLAGRFAARGVLYPPRAVTLVALKDEGRLELWAANDQNSGWRFVRSYLVQATSGRLGPKLRQGDRQVPEGIYRVTALNPRSAYHLSLRLDYPNAFDQARASEEGRTRLGGDIMIHGDRVSVGCLPIGNEAIEELFALAERIGIENLLVVISPMDLRRVDASVALKRVGRRPPWLAELYADIARALAPFALADVDTAEPTQVKLKLAKEPKCRAYDAADCEAKCRAGDLASCTRAGVLYGEGRGVERDVTKAWTLLGDACRRGEALGCSALGELLLADDGFRLDTSRAAKLARAACDAGDGHGCARLAQLCTDRLIYPEQPDACSEKQVDRLRRRAVSQLSSSCRGWAAYDCFRLAQIYGTADLDNALRFARGSCDAGDPGGCELLAELHERRGEVQQAATFYERACSSGYGAACARRRTPTVSVRSAESAPRS
- a CDS encoding VOC family protein — encoded protein: MKSELELAYVGIEVPDPSTLDGFFGDVIGLVPGDAPHTWRSDGKARRIIVEPGAANDAAYVGFEVANADAFERFVARLRAAGFEVTDGDASARKASRVARTLPPWGIPVELVLGLENAPTPFESPLVPGGFHTEGVGLGHVVLATSRFDESHRFLVDGLGMRQSDWLEMELAPGFELEVRFYHCNARHHSMALAQVPVELPQKLHHIMLETNAMDDVGRAFDRVWQTNLAIPNGLGRHPNDGMFSFYVASPAGFHVEVGHGAKVIIEPWKQNRRYDQRSIWGHQTLR
- a CDS encoding TetR/AcrR family transcriptional regulator, which translates into the protein MPRRRRTPERETRPSADATRERILEAAIELFSERSYDGATLRDIAARAGVTQPLLNYHYRSKDDLWRAAVDALFERLRATLAQRTEGLRGVDAVTTARLLVREFVVFSARNPQLHRLITQECKADGERLDYLVENHVRPLYDATVALFEQLSSTGALPKVAPVHLYYLLTGAGTTMFVLAPECRRLSGVDPFADEVIEAHADAVCAVLFGD